One Skermanella sp. TT6 genomic window, GCACGTTGAAGAACACGCCGCCGCCGCCCGGCGCGCCGTGTCCCCCGCCATGCCCGTCGCCCTTCGCGCCATGTCCGTCGCCTGCATGGGCAGGCGCCTCTTCGCCGTGGCCTTCCTCGGCGGCGGGTTCGGCAGGGCTGAAGACGCCCGCGAAGAACGCGGCGGCCCCGCCGCCCAGGACCAGGAGCAGCGGCAGGATGACGAACAGCACCAGCTTCTTGCCGCTGAACTTCTTGCGTGCCGGCGCTTCGCCGCCTGCCCCCTCATCTTCCTCGTGGGTTGCACCCGCCATAATCACTGGGCTCCCTGCGATCGCCGCGCGTGCGAAAAACTAGGTAAACACTTAGCTCGGGATAGTTAACAAGTCGTTGAAGCTACCCGGCTTTATTAAGCGCTACTGCCATTCTGCAAGACGCAGACCAGTCCGCCGTTCAGGAATCTTTAAGTATAATTCCTCTCAATCTTCCGTCGAACCCCCGGCGGATGCCCCGGCGGGCCGATGCGCCGCACCGGCACCCTTTGCCCCGCCCGCTCCGCCGGAACCGGCAATTTGTGCCGGGCAATCCCTGCCCCGGAGCGCCGGAGGCGGCGAAACCCCGGCGGTCCCGCGGCTTCCCGGGTCTGGCACGGGGGATGCAAAGGGTATCGCGGCACGGCGGACGGCGCCGGGCCAGCAACCAGGAACGAGAGCGTCGGACATGGAAAACCCCATCTACATCGCCCTGTCGCGTCAGGACGCGCTGCGCCGGCAGATGGACGTGGTCGCCAACAACCTCGCCAACATGACGACGCCGGCCTACAAGAACCAGCGCATGATGTTCCTGGAATACCTGGCGAAGCCGGCGGCCACCCCGGTCGAGAAGATCTCCATGGTGCAGGACTACGGCGTCCTGCGGAACACCGCGGTGGGCCCGATCAGCTCCACCGGCAACCCCCTCGACGTGGCGCTCCAGGGCGACGGCTACCTGACGGTCGAGACGCGCGACGGCCAGCGGTTCACCCGCAACGGCCGCCTGCAGCTCGACCTGGACCGCCAGATCGTCGACACCAACGGCCTGCCGGTGCTGAACGAGCAGGACCTGCCGATGACCGTGCCGCAGAATTCCGGCCCGGTCACCATCGCGGCGGACGGCACGGTGTCGTCCGACCAGGGCCAGATCGGCCGCATCAAGCTGGTCCGGTTCGAGCGCGAGCAGTTCATGACCGAGCTGGGCGGCGGGATCTACACCACCGACGAGCCGCCCCTGCCCGCCCCCGGGACCAAGATCGTCCAGGGCGCGGTCGAGGAATCCAACGTCCAGTCCGTCGTCGAGATGACCCAGATGATCGAGATCTCGCGCCAGTACGCGAACAACCAGAAGATCATCGATGCCGAGCACGAACGGCAGCGCAACGCCATCACCAAGCTGTCCCGGCTGAGCTGAAGCCCCGGCTACCCCCGAGAGGAAGAGGAACCAACCATGCGTAGCCTGAGCATCGGCACCACCGGCATGCTGGCCCAGCAGCTGAACGTCGAGACCATCTCGAACAACATCGCGAACATGACGACGACCGGCTTCAAGCGCCAGCGCGCCGAGTTCCAGGACCTGCTGTACCAGAACCAGCGCCGGGTCGGCTCGACCTCGTCGGACGCCGGCACGATCGTTCCCTCGGGCGTCCAGATCGGCGCGGGCGTCAAGGCCGCCGCCGTCTACCGGATCAACGAGCAGGGCAACCTGTCGGTCACCGACAACGCGCTGGACCTGGCGGTGAACGGCCAGGGTTATTTCCAGATCACCCTGCCCGACGGCGACACCGCCTATACCCGCGCCGGCTCGTTCCAGATCAACGCCGAGGGCACCGTGGTGACGGCCGACGGCTATACCGTGCAGCCCGGCATCGTCGTCCCGGCCGACGCCGTGGACATCACGGTCAACGGCAGCGGCGAGGTCCAGGTCAAGCTGGACGGCCAGATCCAGCCCCAGGTGGTCGGCCAGATCCAGCTCGCCGTGTTCCCCAACGAGGCCGGCCTGGAGGCGATCGGCAGCAACCTGCTGCTGGCGACCCCGGCGTCGGGCGACGCCGTCCCCGGCAACCCCTCGGCCCCCGGCTACGGCCGGCTGGTCCAGGGCGCCCTGGAGACCAGCAACGTCAACATCGTGGCCGAGATCACCAACCTGATCACCGCGCAGCGCGCCTACGAGATGAACTCGAAGGTGATCAGCACGACCGACCAGATGATGAACACCACCAGCCAGCTGCGCTGAGCGGAGGACCGATAGATGAACAAGCTTTCCCTGATCGCCCTGTCCGCCTCCCTCTCCGCCGCGCTGTCCCTCGCCGCCGCCCTGCCGGCCGACTCCGCGACCCTGCGGACCGACGCCACCATCGAGGGCGACACCGTCCTCCTGGGCGACCTGTTCGACGACGTCGGCGACAAGGCCGGGCAGCCGGTCGGCCGCGCCCCGGCGCCGGGCCGCCGCGCCACCTACGACGCCGGCTTCCTGGTGCGGCTCGCCTCCTACCACCAGCTGGGCTGGCGCCCGGCCAGCCAATACGACCGGGTGGTGCTGACCCGCGGCAGCACGATCGTCGACGCCGAACGGGTCCGCGACGCGGTGGCGCAGGAGCTGGCCGGCCGGTCGGAAGCCGACCGGCTCGACGTCGACCTGGACAACAAGCTGCTGGAATTGCACCTGCCGAGCGGCCAGCCGGCGACGCTCAAGCTCGAATCCGTGACCTACGACCAAGTCCAGGGCCGCTTCAGCGCCGTCGTCGTCGCTCCCGCCGAAGGGCCGGAACAGGGTCGCACCGCCATCTCCGGCCGTGCCGCCGCCATCGTCGAGGTGCCGGTCCTGACCCGCCGGATCAAGCCGGGGGAAATCATCACCGCTTCCGACATCGGCTACACCGAGGTGCGGATGAACCGGATCGGCGCCGAGCTGCTCCGCGATGCCGACGATTTGGTCGGCCAGACCCCGCGCCGGCAGATCTCCGCCAACACCCCCGTCCGGGCCCGCGACCTGCAGCAGCCGCAGGTCGTCGCCAAGGGCGCGCTGGTCACCATGGTGCTCCAGCACAAGTCGATGATGCTGACCGCCCAGGGCAAGGCCCTGGAGGGTGGATCCGACGGGGCGGTGATCCGCGTCGTCAACACCATGAGCAACCGCACCGTCGAGGCGGTCGTCGTCGGCCCCAACCAGGTGACCGTCGCCAGGCCCGGCGCCGCCATCCTGAACTGATTTCCTGAACTGATCTCCCGAACCGATCTCCTGCCGAAACGTCCGGCACCCGAGGAATACCGCCATGTCGACCTTCGCCCGCATCGCCCTGATCGCCGCCGCCGCCGCTTCGCTCTCCGCCTGCAACGCCACGAGCCGCCTGTCCGAAGTGGGCAGCGCGCCGGCCCTGTCGCAGATCGAGAACCCGAACCGCGCTCCCGGCTTCGTCCCGGTCAGCCTGCCGATGCCGGCGCCGCAGACCGGCGTGCGCGAGGCCAACTCGCTGTGGCGCTCGGGCGCCCGGGCCTTCTTCAAGGACCAGCGGGCGAGCCGGGTCGGCGACATCCTGACCGTGACGATCAACATCAACGATCAGGCCCAGATGAACAACCAGACCACCCGGACCCGGGCCAACAGCGAGAACGCCGGCATGCCGGAGATCTTCGGCTTCGACCTGAACAAGGTCCTGCCCGGCACCAGCGCCGCCAAGGCGCTGCTGGAAGGCAAGCTGGAGGGCAATTCGACCCAGTACGAGCCGGGCGGGCGCGAGAACCTGCTGGGCCTGTCCAGCGACACCAGCAACAAGGGCACCGGCCAGATCAACCGCCGGGAGACGATCACCCTGCAGGTCGCGGCGCTGATCACCGACGTGCTGCCCAACGGCAACCTGGTGCTCCAGGGCCGCCAGGAGGTCCGGGTGAACTTCGAGGTGCGCGAACTGCTGCTGGCCGGCGTGATCCGGCCGGAGGACATCAGCTCCGCCAACTCGATCAGCTACGAGAAGATCGCCGAGGCCCGGATCTCCTACGGCGGCCGCGGCCAGATCACCGACGTCCAGCAGCCCCGCTACGGCCAGCAGATCTTCGACATCATCATGCCGTTCTGACGAACGGCCCCGGAAAACCGGTGATATCCAGGGGGGCTTTCCGCCGTGACGCATTCACGCCGGAAAGCCCCTTTCGGTGTTTTCCCGTCGATGCCGGAGACAATGCCAGCGCATCACGATGCCGCGTTACTGGCGGGCGTGCTTGGGGCAGCTCCAGCACCTGTCCGGAGTGAATGAATCGCTGAGCTTGGCAAAGGCCAGCTCGATCGGGCTGTAGGGCGGCGGGATGAGAGGCCAAGCGCTCCTTTGCTTGGGAAAGGCTCCTGGGCATCTGGCTTCCCTGCGCCCGCCGGATGCTCGTACTCAGGTCGACGCTGAACCGGCGTGCCGCTGCTCGGAAGAAGTTCCCACTCTCGATCGCTCCGAGAATCCGGACACGCAGATCAGACGAGTAACCCTGACCCATGATCCACCTCGCTACACGGTGAATCACACTCGATCCGAGATCACAACATCGATCTGGGTTTTGCGCTCTTCGCTTTAGAACTGCCGTCCGCCGTCTTGCCGACAGCTCATATCCATATGATACTATCCAGATTACGGAAATTAAACGGGTCTATTGTCTGATATCTTCGGCTTGGGATAGAAGCCCGGGAACTGCTTAACCTCAG contains:
- the flgA gene encoding flagellar basal body P-ring formation chaperone FlgA, which gives rise to MNKLSLIALSASLSAALSLAAALPADSATLRTDATIEGDTVLLGDLFDDVGDKAGQPVGRAPAPGRRATYDAGFLVRLASYHQLGWRPASQYDRVVLTRGSTIVDAERVRDAVAQELAGRSEADRLDVDLDNKLLELHLPSGQPATLKLESVTYDQVQGRFSAVVVAPAEGPEQGRTAISGRAAAIVEVPVLTRRIKPGEIITASDIGYTEVRMNRIGAELLRDADDLVGQTPRRQISANTPVRARDLQQPQVVAKGALVTMVLQHKSMMLTAQGKALEGGSDGAVIRVVNTMSNRTVEAVVVGPNQVTVARPGAAILN
- the flgH gene encoding flagellar basal body L-ring protein FlgH, whose protein sequence is MSTFARIALIAAAAASLSACNATSRLSEVGSAPALSQIENPNRAPGFVPVSLPMPAPQTGVREANSLWRSGARAFFKDQRASRVGDILTVTININDQAQMNNQTTRTRANSENAGMPEIFGFDLNKVLPGTSAAKALLEGKLEGNSTQYEPGGRENLLGLSSDTSNKGTGQINRRETITLQVAALITDVLPNGNLVLQGRQEVRVNFEVRELLLAGVIRPEDISSANSISYEKIAEARISYGGRGQITDVQQPRYGQQIFDIIMPF
- the flgF gene encoding flagellar basal-body rod protein FlgF codes for the protein MENPIYIALSRQDALRRQMDVVANNLANMTTPAYKNQRMMFLEYLAKPAATPVEKISMVQDYGVLRNTAVGPISSTGNPLDVALQGDGYLTVETRDGQRFTRNGRLQLDLDRQIVDTNGLPVLNEQDLPMTVPQNSGPVTIAADGTVSSDQGQIGRIKLVRFEREQFMTELGGGIYTTDEPPLPAPGTKIVQGAVEESNVQSVVEMTQMIEISRQYANNQKIIDAEHERQRNAITKLSRLS
- a CDS encoding flagellar basal body-associated FliL family protein; amino-acid sequence: MAGATHEEDEGAGGEAPARKKFSGKKLVLFVILPLLLVLGGGAAAFFAGVFSPAEPAAEEGHGEEAPAHAGDGHGAKGDGHGGGHGAPGGGGVFFNVPDLVVNLNSTGRRPSFLKISISIEVGRPEDVPEIEKVMPRIVDNFQVYLRELRLEDLRGSAGIYRLREELLMRVGVAAQPVQVKDVLFREMLIQ
- the flgG gene encoding flagellar basal-body rod protein FlgG, which translates into the protein MRSLSIGTTGMLAQQLNVETISNNIANMTTTGFKRQRAEFQDLLYQNQRRVGSTSSDAGTIVPSGVQIGAGVKAAAVYRINEQGNLSVTDNALDLAVNGQGYFQITLPDGDTAYTRAGSFQINAEGTVVTADGYTVQPGIVVPADAVDITVNGSGEVQVKLDGQIQPQVVGQIQLAVFPNEAGLEAIGSNLLLATPASGDAVPGNPSAPGYGRLVQGALETSNVNIVAEITNLITAQRAYEMNSKVISTTDQMMNTTSQLR